TTTTGTGCGTTGATCTACCTTACGAAGAAGCATACCCTTTTTGGATGTGCGCAAAACGAGGCGGGCTCGATTTTGTATGTCTCGTCTCACCCCTTACAAATAGGAGTAGGATTGCGCGTATAAAAAGATATGCCTCTGGGTTCATATATTTTGTCTCTGTCACTGGAGTGACAGGAGAAAGGGAAAGTTTACCCGAGGACGTAAAAGGGATGCTAATCGATACGAAGAACCTTACAAAACTACCAGTTGTATTAGGATTTGGAATATCAAAGGCGGAGACGATCGAAGAGTTTTTCGATTTTACAGATGGATTTGTGATAGGAAGTGCACTCGTAAGGAGACTGGAAGAGGTCTCCTTCGACGTGGAATCAAAAGGGTTTAAAGATTTTTTTTACGCACTCGAAAGGGCTTGCCACAAAAAAAGGTGAGCTAATTCGTAAGCTTCTAATCCCCATAAGCTGAGCATCAAGATTCTTCTTTAAGTTTGGAGATCTTTTGCAGGATAAGATCAATACTACTTTCGGCTATCCTTACGATCCGACCATCGATTGCTCCTTCATGAACGAGATTCCGCAGAATCTCGAACATCTCCTTAGGAGAAAAGCCCTTTCTGTAAGGCCTGTCCTCGAGTAGGGCAGTAACAAGATCTGCCACAGCCACTATCCTTGAACCGAGAGTGAGATCCTTCGCCGTAAGATGGAAAGGATATCCGGAGCCGTCAAGTCTCTCGTGATGAAAGGAAGCCCATTGGTTAACCGTTTGCATCTCTGGCAC
The sequence above is a segment of the Thermodesulfobacteriota bacterium genome. Coding sequences within it:
- a CDS encoding phosphohydrolase — protein: VPEMQTVNQWASFHHERLDGSGYPFHLTAKDLTLGSRIVAVADLVTALLEDRPYRKGFSPKEMFEILRNLVHEGAIDGRIVRIAESSIDLILQKISKLKEES
- the trpA gene encoding tryptophan synthase subunit alpha; this translates as MALKEVFDTLKREGKKALIPYITGGDPTKEKTIEIMDFFAKEGADIIELGVPFSDPMADGPVIQRAMERAIKSKTTLFDILEIVRKFKKQAKIPVVLMGYMNPFFSYGFERLIYEAKESGVDGILCVDLPYEEAYPFWMCAKRGGLDFVCLVSPLTNRSRIARIKRYASGFIYFVSVTGVTGERESLPEDVKGMLIDTKNLTKLPVVLGFGISKAETIEEFFDFTDGFVIGSALVRRLEEVSFDVESKGFKDFFYALERACHKKR